A stretch of Crossiella cryophila DNA encodes these proteins:
- a CDS encoding putative quinol monooxygenase, with product MTVGHGFHATVTAQPGQGGAVADLLLRAPALPHPDCVVFLVSRSAGNPDRVHITEGWTTREAHAAFFASPMAEAFTASLQPLLAGEAEYHDGVPVGGKAAF from the coding sequence ATGACTGTTGGCCACGGCTTCCACGCCACCGTCACCGCCCAGCCCGGCCAGGGCGGGGCAGTGGCCGACCTGCTGCTGCGCGCCCCCGCCCTGCCGCACCCGGACTGCGTGGTGTTCCTGGTCAGCCGCTCGGCGGGCAACCCGGACCGGGTGCACATCACCGAGGGCTGGACCACCCGGGAGGCCCACGCCGCCTTCTTCGCCAGCCCGATGGCCGAGGCGTTCACCGCGAGCCTGCAGCCGCTGCTGGCCGGGGAGGCCGAGTACCACGACGGGGTGCCGGTCGGCGGCAAGGCCGCGTTCTAG
- a CDS encoding NB-ARC domain-containing protein has protein sequence MGEPRQVPGEVPAGPVPFVGRGPELDELTARAERARVIRVGGTGGVGKSALCRHWSADTGDRFTGGKVYVDLADYRVKGATGVGDAIADVLRRNGVAEEHIPAALSARASLYRTRLSDPVLVVLDNVLDAAEVEPLVPNSAGSLVLVTSERQLAGPSLTGTRPLVVRSLTAAESVRFLGELCGAERIEAEPEAALVLAGYCAGLPLALRLVAARLNHRAHLTIARLNAELADESRRLERLSGPGETVSAVLDNSYRALTGDEARLYRRLGLLPVRDITIELVVAAAEIEREEAAELLAVLVDASLLEEIGADLFRLHDLVRLHAKEKAGTQDDPAESARMLQRLVGYYLAQTAFADRAIMGPNRLRIVDLEQAIAGYPDPFGKDDTDGRAIEWLTAHRANLLAVLRAVAERGWHDKTWQLAELLVPLYFNRRYLDDWVEATELGAVAAEAAGRADAEARLRSVGSRACTDLGLLERAKAELDRALALAEASGHRVLLASVWEFLGRYWDKVDRAEAERAYLRSIQLNAEAGEQRGVGLGQLYLGGTLHALGRIEEALAVLGQALTALDGDARMRGRARMALAAVHAGQGRDELARVEFEAAVEVFTDRKTFHYRAQAQRALADIALRQGDLAVARENLLAVLDYQEQTGGPAVAELRRELAELDG, from the coding sequence ATGGGTGAGCCGCGGCAGGTTCCGGGTGAGGTGCCGGCGGGGCCGGTGCCGTTCGTCGGGCGCGGGCCGGAGCTGGACGAGCTGACCGCGCGGGCCGAACGAGCACGGGTGATCCGGGTCGGTGGGACCGGCGGAGTCGGCAAGAGCGCGCTGTGCCGCCACTGGAGCGCCGACACCGGAGACCGGTTCACCGGCGGCAAGGTCTACGTGGACCTCGCCGACTACCGGGTCAAGGGGGCCACCGGGGTGGGTGATGCCATCGCGGATGTGTTGCGCCGGAACGGGGTTGCCGAGGAACACATCCCGGCAGCGCTCTCCGCCCGCGCCTCGCTCTACCGGACCCGGCTGTCCGATCCGGTGCTGGTGGTGCTGGACAACGTGCTGGACGCGGCCGAGGTCGAGCCGCTGGTGCCGAACTCGGCTGGCAGCCTGGTGCTGGTCACCAGCGAGCGACAGCTCGCCGGGCCGAGCCTGACCGGGACCCGGCCGCTCGTGGTGCGGTCGCTGACCGCGGCGGAGAGCGTGCGATTCCTGGGTGAACTGTGCGGAGCCGAGCGGATCGAGGCCGAACCGGAGGCGGCCCTCGTGCTGGCCGGGTACTGCGCGGGCCTGCCGCTCGCGCTGCGCCTGGTCGCGGCGCGGCTCAACCACCGCGCGCACCTGACGATCGCCAGGCTCAACGCCGAACTCGCCGACGAAAGCCGACGGCTGGAGCGGCTGTCCGGCCCTGGCGAGACCGTGTCCGCGGTCCTGGACAACTCCTATCGCGCCCTGACCGGCGACGAGGCCAGGCTCTACCGGCGGCTGGGGCTGCTTCCGGTGCGGGACATCACCATCGAGCTGGTCGTGGCCGCCGCCGAGATCGAACGGGAGGAGGCCGCCGAACTGCTGGCGGTCCTGGTCGACGCGAGCCTGCTGGAGGAGATCGGCGCGGACCTGTTCCGGCTGCACGACCTGGTCCGCCTGCACGCCAAGGAAAAGGCCGGGACCCAGGACGATCCGGCGGAGTCGGCGCGCATGCTGCAGCGTCTGGTCGGCTACTACCTGGCGCAGACGGCCTTCGCGGACCGGGCGATCATGGGACCGAATCGGTTGCGGATCGTTGACCTGGAGCAGGCGATCGCGGGTTACCCGGACCCCTTCGGCAAGGACGACACCGACGGGCGAGCCATTGAATGGTTGACCGCTCACCGGGCGAACCTGCTGGCCGTGCTGCGTGCGGTGGCCGAGCGGGGTTGGCACGACAAGACCTGGCAGCTGGCCGAGTTGCTCGTTCCGCTCTACTTCAACCGGCGTTACCTCGACGACTGGGTCGAGGCCACCGAGCTGGGTGCCGTCGCGGCGGAGGCGGCGGGACGGGCGGATGCCGAGGCGCGGTTGCGCAGCGTGGGATCCCGGGCCTGCACCGACCTGGGGCTGCTGGAACGGGCGAAGGCGGAACTGGATCGCGCGCTGGCGCTGGCCGAGGCCAGCGGACACCGGGTCCTGCTCGCCTCGGTGTGGGAGTTCCTCGGCCGCTACTGGGACAAGGTCGACCGCGCCGAGGCCGAGCGGGCGTACCTGCGGTCGATCCAGCTCAACGCCGAGGCCGGTGAGCAGCGCGGGGTTGGGCTGGGACAGCTCTACCTCGGCGGCACCCTGCACGCGCTCGGCCGGATCGAGGAGGCGCTGGCCGTACTCGGGCAGGCGCTGACCGCCCTGGACGGCGACGCCCGGATGCGTGGCCGGGCGCGGATGGCGCTGGCCGCCGTGCACGCCGGACAGGGCCGGGATGAGCTGGCGCGGGTGGAGTTCGAGGCGGCGGTGGAGGTGTTCACCGACCGGAAGACCTTCCACTACCGCGCGCAGGCGCAGCGGGCACTGGCGGATATCGCGTTGCGGCAAGGGGATCTGGCCGTGGCGCGGGAGAACTTGTTGGCAGTGCTGGACTATCAGGAGCAGACCGGTGGTCCGGCCGTTGCCGAGTTGCGGCGGGAGCTGGCCGAACTGGACGGGTGA